A region from the Fusarium graminearum PH-1 chromosome 4, whole genome shotgun sequence genome encodes:
- a CDS encoding electron transfer flavoprotein subunit beta, producing MSALRILVPVKRVIDYAVKPRVNKSQTGVEKAGVKHSMNPFDELSVEESVRIREKKRAPGGVEDICVISAGPPKAQDVLRTAMAMGADRAIHVELKEGEEIEPLTVAKLLQKAVEQQKSNLVVLGKQSIDDDANQTGQMLAGLLGWPQATQASKVEFGANDEVTVTKEVDGGVETVRAKLPMIITTDLRLNEPRYASLPNIMKAKKKNLQKTKLEDFGLDGVNRLKTLKVVEPPARQGGGKVEDVGGLVSKLKELGAL from the exons aTGTCAGCACTACGGATTCTTGTCCCCGTGAAGCGGGTAATCGACTATGCT GTCAAGCCCCGAGTCAACAAGTCCCAGACGGGCGTCGAGAAAGCCGGTGTCAAGCACTCCATGAACCCATTCGATGAACTCTCAGTCGAAGAGTCAGTGCGAAtccgagagaagaagcgcgcCCCCGGTGGTGTCGAGGACATTTGCGTCATCTCTGCAGGCCCACCCAAAGCGCAAGATGTGCTACGaacagccatggccatgggcGCAGACCGTGCCATCCACgttgagctcaaggagggcgaggaaATCGAGCCTCTGACAGTggccaagcttctccagaagGCCGTGGAACAACAGAAGAGCAATCTGGTGGTCCTGGGCAAGCAGAGCATCGACGACGATGCCAATCAGACGGGTCAGATGTTGGCGGGTCTCTTGGGATGGCCACAGGCTACACAGGCGAGCAAGGTCGAATTCGGCGCCAACGACGAGGTTACTGTTACAAAGGAGGTGGACGGTGGTGTCGAAACGGTGCGCGCCAAGCTGCCCATGATTATCACTACAGATCTCCGACTCAACGAGCCTCGATACGCAAGTCTGCCCAACATTATGAAggctaagaagaagaatctgcaaaagacaaagctcGAGGAttttggattggatggagTGAATCgtctcaagacactcaagGTTGTCG AGCCTCCCGCTCGACAGGGTGGTGGCAAGGTGGAGGATGTTGGTGGCCTGGTtagcaagctcaaggagcttggtgCTCTGTAA
- a CDS encoding carbamoyl-phosphate synthase, producing MFSRLASFANPAAKSASASGRTMLQVRYLSEKAVAGSKGRAMPFSAVRATAPAASLPATLTIRDGPVFQGKAFGANANISGEAVFTTSLVGYPESMTDPSYRGQILVFTQPLIGNYGVPSAARDEFNLLKYFESPHVQCAGIVVSDVAVNYSHWTAVESLGEWCAREGVPAISGVDTRAIVTHLREQGSSLARISIGEEYDADEDEGFVDPGQINLVKRVTTKAPFVVESPGASLHVALIDCGVKENILRSLVSRGASVTVFPYDYPIHKVSQHFDGVFISNGPGDPTHCQATVHNLARLMETSNIPIMGICLGHQLLALAVGARTIKLKYGNRAHNIPALDLTTGLCHITSQNHGYAIDASTLPSDFKEYFVNLNDGSNEGMLHKTRPIFSTQFHPEAKGGPMDSSYLFDKYLQNVQLAKSNQVVFKDNRPTPLMLDIMSRERVGVEPTPLAASA from the exons ATGTTCTCCCGATTGGCTTCCTTCGCCAACCCCGCGGCCAAGTCCGCGTCGGCTTCAGGCCGAACTATGCTTCAGGTCCGATACCTTTCCGAGaaggctgttgctggcaGCAAGGGCAGGGCTATGCCTTTCTCTGCTGTTCGAGCTACTGCCCCTGCTGCTTCTCTCCCTGCTACTCTCACTATTCGA GATGGTCCCGTTTTCCAGGGCAAGGCTTTCggcgccaacgccaacatctCTGGTGAAGCTGTCTTCACTACCTCTCTCGTTGGATACCCCGAGTCCATGACCGACCCCTCCTACCGAGGACAGATTCTCGTCTTCACCCAGCCCCTGATTGGCAACTACGGTGTTCCCTCCGCCGCCCGTGACGAGTTCAACCTTCTCAAGTACTTCGAGTCCCCCCACGTTCAGTGCGCTGGTATCGTTGTCTCCGATGTCGCTGTCAACTACAGCCACTGGACTGCCGTCGAGAGTCTGGGCGAGTGGTGCGCCCGAGAGGGTGTTCCCGCTATCTCTGGTGTCGATACCCGTGCCATTGTTACTCACCTCCGAGAGCAAGGCTCTTCCCTGGCTAGAATCTCAATTGGTGAAGAGTACGATgccgatgaggacgagggcTTCGTCGACCCCGGTCAAATCAACCTTGTGAAGCGTGTTACCACCAAGGCTCCCTTCGTTGTTGAGTCCCCTGGTGCCTCTCTTCACGTTGCCCTCATCGACTGTggtgtcaaggagaacatTCTTCGCAGCCTGGTCAGCCGAGGTGCTTCCGTCACTGTCTTCCCCTACGACTACCCCATCCACAAGGTTTCGCAGCACTTTGACggtgtcttcatctccaacggTCCCGGTGACCCTACTCATTGCCAAGCTACCGTTCACAACCTTGCCCGCCTTATGGAGACTTCCAACATTCCCATTATGGGTATTTGTCTGGGTCACCAGCTTCTGGCCCTTGCTGTCGGTGCTCGcaccatcaagctcaagtaTGGTAACCGAGCCCACAACATCCCTGCTCTCGATTTGACCACTGGTCTCTGCCACATCACCAGCCAGAACCACGGTTACGCCATCGACGCCAGCACTCTCCCTAGCGACTTCAAGGAATACTTTGTCAACCTGAACGACGGTTCCAACGAGGGTATGCTCCACAAGACCCGACCTATCTTCTCCACCCAGTTCCACCCCGAGGCCAAGGGTGGTCCCATGGACAGCTCCTACCTCTTCGACAAGTACCTCCAGAACGTCCAGCTCGCCAAGAGCAACCAGGTCGTTTTCAAGGACAACCGACCTACCCCTCTGATGCTCGACATCATGAGCCGAGAGCGTGTCGGCGTTGAGCCCACTCCTCTTGCCGCTTCTGCTTAA